A section of the Papio anubis isolate 15944 chromosome 2, Panubis1.0, whole genome shotgun sequence genome encodes:
- the NRROS gene encoding transforming growth factor beta activator LRRC33 isoform X3, with protein sequence MRPAEPPAPAGAVGGDTDCRGQSLASVPSSLPPHARTLILDANPLKALWNHSLQPYPLLESLSLHSCHLERIDRGAFQEQGHLRSLVLGDNCLSENYKETAAALHTLPGLQTLDLSGNSLTEDMAALMLQNLSSLRSVSLARNTIMRLDDSVFEGLERLRELDLQRNYIFEIEGGAFDGLTELRHLNLAYNNLPCIVDFGLTQLRSLNVSYNVLEWFLAAGGEAAFELETLDLSHNQLLFFPLLPQHSKLHTLLLRDNNMGFYRDLYNTSSPREMVAQFLLVDGNVTNITTVNLWEEFSSSDLADLRFLDMSQNQFQYLPDGFLRKMPSLSHLNLNQNCLMTLHIREHEPPGALTELDLSHNQLSELHLTPGLASCLGSLRLFNLSSNQLLGVPPGLFANARNITTLDMSHNQISLCPLPAASDRVGPPSCVDFRNMASLRSLSLEGCGLGALPDCPFQGTSLTSLDLSSNWGVLNGSLAPLRDVAPMLQVLSLRNMGLHSNFMALDFSGFGNLRDLDLSGNCLTTFPRFGGSLALETLDLRRNSLTALPQKAVSEQLSRGLRTIYLSQNPYDCCGVDGWGALQQGQTVADWATVTCNLSSKIIRLAELPGGVPRDCKWERLDLGLLYLVLILPSCLTLLVACTLIVLTFKKPLLQVIKSRCHWSSVY encoded by the exons ATGCGCCCCGCGGAGCCGCCTGCGCCTGCGGGAGCC GTGGGTGGAGACACTGACTGCCGAGGGCAGAGCCTTGCTTCGGTGCCCAGCAGCCTCCCGCCCCACGCCCGGACGCTCATCCTGGATGCCAACCCTCTCAAGGCCCTGTGGAATCACTCCCTCCAGCCTTACCCTCTCCTGGAGAGCCTCAGCCTGCACAGCTGCCACCTGGAACGCATCGACCGCGGCGCCTTCCAGGAGCAAGGCCACCTGCGCAGCCTGGTCCTGGGGGACAACTGCCTTTCAGAGAACTACAAAGAGACGGCAGCGGCACTCCACACCCTGCCAGGCCTGCAGACGCTGGACTTGTCAGGAAACTCCCTGACGGAGGACATGGCGGCCCTCATGCTCCAGAACCTCTCCTCGCTGCGGTCCGTGTCCCTGGCGAGGAACACCATCATGCGGCTGGATGACTCCGTCTTCGAGGGCCTGGAGCGTCTCCGGGAGCTGGATTTGCAGAGGAACTACATCTTTGAGATTGAGGGAGGTGCTTTTGACGGCCTGACTGAGCTGAGACACCTCAACCTGGCCTACAACAACCTCCCCTGCATTGTGGACTTCGGGCTCACACAGCTGCGGTCTCTCAACGTCAGCTACAACGTCCTGGAGTGGTTCCTCGCGGCCGGGGGAGAGGCTGCGTTTGAGCTGGAGACGCTGGACCTGTCTCACAACCAGCTGTTGTTTTTCCCGCTGCTGCCGCAGCACAGCAAGTTGCATACCCTCCTGCTGCGTGACAACAACATGGGCTTCTACAGGGACCTGTACAACACCTCGTCGCCAAGGGAGATGGTGGCCCAGTTCCTCCTTGTGGACGGCAATGTGACCAACATCACCACCGTCAACCTCTGGGAAGAATTTTCCTCCAGCGACCTCGCAGATCTCCGCTTCCTGGACATGAGCCAGAACCAGTTCCAGTACCTGCCAGATGGCTTCCTGAGGAAAATGCCTTCCCTCTCCCACCTGAACCTCAACCAGAATTGCCTGATGACGCTTCACATTCGGGAGCACGAGCCCCCTGGAGCGCTCACCGAGCTGGACCTGAGCCACAACCAGCTGTCAGAGCTGCACCTGACTCCAGGGCTGGCCAGCTGCCTGGGCAGCCTGCGCTTGTTCAACCTGAGCTCCAACCAGCTCCTGGGCGTCCCCCCTGGCCTCTTCGCCAACGCCAGGAACATCACTACACTTGACATGAGCCACAATCAGATCTCACTTTGTCCCCTGCCAGCTGCCTCGGACCGGGTGGGCCCCCCTAGCTGTGTGGACTTCAGGAATATGGCATCTTTGAGGAGCCTCTCTCTGGAGGGCTGTGGGCTGGGGGCATTGCCAGACTGCCCATTCCAAGGGACCTCCCTCACCTCCTTAGACCTCTCAAGCAACTGGGGGGTTCTGAATGGGAGCCTCGCCCCACTCCGGGACGTTGCCCCCATGTTACAGGTCCTGTCTCTCAGGAACATGGGCCTCCACTCCAACTTTATGGCGCTGGACTTCTCCGGGTTTGGGAATCTGAGGGACTTAGACCTGTCGGGAAATTGCTTGACCACCTTCCCAAGGTTTGGGGGCAGCCTGGCCCTGGAGACCCTGGATCTCCGTAGAAACTCGCTCACAGCCCTTCCCCAGAAGGCTGTGTCTGAGCAGCTCTCGAGAGGTCTGCGGACCATCTACCTCAGTCAGAATCCGTATGACTGCTGTGGGGTGGACGGCTGGGGGGCCCTGCAGCAGGGGCAGACGGTGGCCGACTGGGCCACGGTCACTTGTAACCTCTCCTCCAAGATCATCCGCCTGGCGGAGCTGCCCGGGGGTGTGCCTCGGGACTGTAAGTGGGAGCGGCTGGACCTGGGCCTGCTCTACCTGGTGCTCATCCTCCCCAGCTGCCTCACCCTGCTGGTGGCCTGCACCCTCATCGTCCTCACCTTTAAGAAGCCTCTGCTTCAGGTCATCAAGAGCCGCTGCCACTGGTCCTCTGTTTACTGA
- the NRROS gene encoding transforming growth factor beta activator LRRC33 isoform X2: protein MGNSRAALEMELLPLWLCLGFHFLTVDWRDRSVMATAASQRGCKLVGGDTDCRGQSLASVPSSLPPHARTLILDANPLKALWNHSLQPYPLLESLSLHSCHLERIDRGAFQEQGHLRSLVLGDNCLSENYKETAAALHTLPGLQTLDLSGNSLTEDMAALMLQNLSSLRSVSLARNTIMRLDDSVFEGLERLRELDLQRNYIFEIEGGAFDGLTELRHLNLAYNNLPCIVDFGLTQLRSLNVSYNVLEWFLAAGGEAAFELETLDLSHNQLLFFPLLPQHSKLHTLLLRDNNMGFYRDLYNTSSPREMVAQFLLVDGNVTNITTVNLWEEFSSSDLADLRFLDMSQNQFQYLPDGFLRKMPSLSHLNLNQNCLMTLHIREHEPPGALTELDLSHNQLSELHLTPGLASCLGSLRLFNLSSNQLLGVPPGLFANARNITTLDMSHNQISLCPLPAASDRVGPPSCVDFRNMASLRSLSLEGCGLGALPDCPFQGTSLTSLDLSSNWGVLNGSLAPLRDVAPMLQVLSLRNMGLHSNFMALDFSGFGNLRDLDLSGNCLTTFPRFGGSLALETLDLRRNSLTALPQKAVSEQLSRGLRTIYLSQNPYDCCGVDGWGALQQGQTVADWATVTCNLSSKIIRLAELPGGVPRDCKWERLDLGLLYLVLILPSCLTLLVACTLIVLTFKKPLLQVIKSRCHWSSVY, encoded by the exons ATGGGAAACTCCAG GGCTGCCCTTGAGATGGAGTTGCTGCCCCTTTGGCTCTGCCTGGGTTTTCACTTCTTGACAGTGGACTGGAGGGACAGAAGTGTAATGGCCACAGCAGCTTCCCAACGGGGCTGTAAGCTG GTGGGTGGAGACACTGACTGCCGAGGGCAGAGCCTTGCTTCGGTGCCCAGCAGCCTCCCGCCCCACGCCCGGACGCTCATCCTGGATGCCAACCCTCTCAAGGCCCTGTGGAATCACTCCCTCCAGCCTTACCCTCTCCTGGAGAGCCTCAGCCTGCACAGCTGCCACCTGGAACGCATCGACCGCGGCGCCTTCCAGGAGCAAGGCCACCTGCGCAGCCTGGTCCTGGGGGACAACTGCCTTTCAGAGAACTACAAAGAGACGGCAGCGGCACTCCACACCCTGCCAGGCCTGCAGACGCTGGACTTGTCAGGAAACTCCCTGACGGAGGACATGGCGGCCCTCATGCTCCAGAACCTCTCCTCGCTGCGGTCCGTGTCCCTGGCGAGGAACACCATCATGCGGCTGGATGACTCCGTCTTCGAGGGCCTGGAGCGTCTCCGGGAGCTGGATTTGCAGAGGAACTACATCTTTGAGATTGAGGGAGGTGCTTTTGACGGCCTGACTGAGCTGAGACACCTCAACCTGGCCTACAACAACCTCCCCTGCATTGTGGACTTCGGGCTCACACAGCTGCGGTCTCTCAACGTCAGCTACAACGTCCTGGAGTGGTTCCTCGCGGCCGGGGGAGAGGCTGCGTTTGAGCTGGAGACGCTGGACCTGTCTCACAACCAGCTGTTGTTTTTCCCGCTGCTGCCGCAGCACAGCAAGTTGCATACCCTCCTGCTGCGTGACAACAACATGGGCTTCTACAGGGACCTGTACAACACCTCGTCGCCAAGGGAGATGGTGGCCCAGTTCCTCCTTGTGGACGGCAATGTGACCAACATCACCACCGTCAACCTCTGGGAAGAATTTTCCTCCAGCGACCTCGCAGATCTCCGCTTCCTGGACATGAGCCAGAACCAGTTCCAGTACCTGCCAGATGGCTTCCTGAGGAAAATGCCTTCCCTCTCCCACCTGAACCTCAACCAGAATTGCCTGATGACGCTTCACATTCGGGAGCACGAGCCCCCTGGAGCGCTCACCGAGCTGGACCTGAGCCACAACCAGCTGTCAGAGCTGCACCTGACTCCAGGGCTGGCCAGCTGCCTGGGCAGCCTGCGCTTGTTCAACCTGAGCTCCAACCAGCTCCTGGGCGTCCCCCCTGGCCTCTTCGCCAACGCCAGGAACATCACTACACTTGACATGAGCCACAATCAGATCTCACTTTGTCCCCTGCCAGCTGCCTCGGACCGGGTGGGCCCCCCTAGCTGTGTGGACTTCAGGAATATGGCATCTTTGAGGAGCCTCTCTCTGGAGGGCTGTGGGCTGGGGGCATTGCCAGACTGCCCATTCCAAGGGACCTCCCTCACCTCCTTAGACCTCTCAAGCAACTGGGGGGTTCTGAATGGGAGCCTCGCCCCACTCCGGGACGTTGCCCCCATGTTACAGGTCCTGTCTCTCAGGAACATGGGCCTCCACTCCAACTTTATGGCGCTGGACTTCTCCGGGTTTGGGAATCTGAGGGACTTAGACCTGTCGGGAAATTGCTTGACCACCTTCCCAAGGTTTGGGGGCAGCCTGGCCCTGGAGACCCTGGATCTCCGTAGAAACTCGCTCACAGCCCTTCCCCAGAAGGCTGTGTCTGAGCAGCTCTCGAGAGGTCTGCGGACCATCTACCTCAGTCAGAATCCGTATGACTGCTGTGGGGTGGACGGCTGGGGGGCCCTGCAGCAGGGGCAGACGGTGGCCGACTGGGCCACGGTCACTTGTAACCTCTCCTCCAAGATCATCCGCCTGGCGGAGCTGCCCGGGGGTGTGCCTCGGGACTGTAAGTGGGAGCGGCTGGACCTGGGCCTGCTCTACCTGGTGCTCATCCTCCCCAGCTGCCTCACCCTGCTGGTGGCCTGCACCCTCATCGTCCTCACCTTTAAGAAGCCTCTGCTTCAGGTCATCAAGAGCCGCTGCCACTGGTCCTCTGTTTACTGA
- the NRROS gene encoding transforming growth factor beta activator LRRC33 isoform X1: MPHRKEGAQPRVRLLSRRPEPRRGCAPRSRLRLREPAALEMELLPLWLCLGFHFLTVDWRDRSVMATAASQRGCKLVGGDTDCRGQSLASVPSSLPPHARTLILDANPLKALWNHSLQPYPLLESLSLHSCHLERIDRGAFQEQGHLRSLVLGDNCLSENYKETAAALHTLPGLQTLDLSGNSLTEDMAALMLQNLSSLRSVSLARNTIMRLDDSVFEGLERLRELDLQRNYIFEIEGGAFDGLTELRHLNLAYNNLPCIVDFGLTQLRSLNVSYNVLEWFLAAGGEAAFELETLDLSHNQLLFFPLLPQHSKLHTLLLRDNNMGFYRDLYNTSSPREMVAQFLLVDGNVTNITTVNLWEEFSSSDLADLRFLDMSQNQFQYLPDGFLRKMPSLSHLNLNQNCLMTLHIREHEPPGALTELDLSHNQLSELHLTPGLASCLGSLRLFNLSSNQLLGVPPGLFANARNITTLDMSHNQISLCPLPAASDRVGPPSCVDFRNMASLRSLSLEGCGLGALPDCPFQGTSLTSLDLSSNWGVLNGSLAPLRDVAPMLQVLSLRNMGLHSNFMALDFSGFGNLRDLDLSGNCLTTFPRFGGSLALETLDLRRNSLTALPQKAVSEQLSRGLRTIYLSQNPYDCCGVDGWGALQQGQTVADWATVTCNLSSKIIRLAELPGGVPRDCKWERLDLGLLYLVLILPSCLTLLVACTLIVLTFKKPLLQVIKSRCHWSSVY; the protein is encoded by the exons ATGCCCCACAGAAAGGAGGGAGCCCAGCCCCGCGTTCGGCTGCTCTCGAGGAGGCCGGAGCCCCGGAGAGGATGCGCCCCGCGGAGCCGCCTGCGCCTGCGGGAGCC GGCTGCCCTTGAGATGGAGTTGCTGCCCCTTTGGCTCTGCCTGGGTTTTCACTTCTTGACAGTGGACTGGAGGGACAGAAGTGTAATGGCCACAGCAGCTTCCCAACGGGGCTGTAAGCTG GTGGGTGGAGACACTGACTGCCGAGGGCAGAGCCTTGCTTCGGTGCCCAGCAGCCTCCCGCCCCACGCCCGGACGCTCATCCTGGATGCCAACCCTCTCAAGGCCCTGTGGAATCACTCCCTCCAGCCTTACCCTCTCCTGGAGAGCCTCAGCCTGCACAGCTGCCACCTGGAACGCATCGACCGCGGCGCCTTCCAGGAGCAAGGCCACCTGCGCAGCCTGGTCCTGGGGGACAACTGCCTTTCAGAGAACTACAAAGAGACGGCAGCGGCACTCCACACCCTGCCAGGCCTGCAGACGCTGGACTTGTCAGGAAACTCCCTGACGGAGGACATGGCGGCCCTCATGCTCCAGAACCTCTCCTCGCTGCGGTCCGTGTCCCTGGCGAGGAACACCATCATGCGGCTGGATGACTCCGTCTTCGAGGGCCTGGAGCGTCTCCGGGAGCTGGATTTGCAGAGGAACTACATCTTTGAGATTGAGGGAGGTGCTTTTGACGGCCTGACTGAGCTGAGACACCTCAACCTGGCCTACAACAACCTCCCCTGCATTGTGGACTTCGGGCTCACACAGCTGCGGTCTCTCAACGTCAGCTACAACGTCCTGGAGTGGTTCCTCGCGGCCGGGGGAGAGGCTGCGTTTGAGCTGGAGACGCTGGACCTGTCTCACAACCAGCTGTTGTTTTTCCCGCTGCTGCCGCAGCACAGCAAGTTGCATACCCTCCTGCTGCGTGACAACAACATGGGCTTCTACAGGGACCTGTACAACACCTCGTCGCCAAGGGAGATGGTGGCCCAGTTCCTCCTTGTGGACGGCAATGTGACCAACATCACCACCGTCAACCTCTGGGAAGAATTTTCCTCCAGCGACCTCGCAGATCTCCGCTTCCTGGACATGAGCCAGAACCAGTTCCAGTACCTGCCAGATGGCTTCCTGAGGAAAATGCCTTCCCTCTCCCACCTGAACCTCAACCAGAATTGCCTGATGACGCTTCACATTCGGGAGCACGAGCCCCCTGGAGCGCTCACCGAGCTGGACCTGAGCCACAACCAGCTGTCAGAGCTGCACCTGACTCCAGGGCTGGCCAGCTGCCTGGGCAGCCTGCGCTTGTTCAACCTGAGCTCCAACCAGCTCCTGGGCGTCCCCCCTGGCCTCTTCGCCAACGCCAGGAACATCACTACACTTGACATGAGCCACAATCAGATCTCACTTTGTCCCCTGCCAGCTGCCTCGGACCGGGTGGGCCCCCCTAGCTGTGTGGACTTCAGGAATATGGCATCTTTGAGGAGCCTCTCTCTGGAGGGCTGTGGGCTGGGGGCATTGCCAGACTGCCCATTCCAAGGGACCTCCCTCACCTCCTTAGACCTCTCAAGCAACTGGGGGGTTCTGAATGGGAGCCTCGCCCCACTCCGGGACGTTGCCCCCATGTTACAGGTCCTGTCTCTCAGGAACATGGGCCTCCACTCCAACTTTATGGCGCTGGACTTCTCCGGGTTTGGGAATCTGAGGGACTTAGACCTGTCGGGAAATTGCTTGACCACCTTCCCAAGGTTTGGGGGCAGCCTGGCCCTGGAGACCCTGGATCTCCGTAGAAACTCGCTCACAGCCCTTCCCCAGAAGGCTGTGTCTGAGCAGCTCTCGAGAGGTCTGCGGACCATCTACCTCAGTCAGAATCCGTATGACTGCTGTGGGGTGGACGGCTGGGGGGCCCTGCAGCAGGGGCAGACGGTGGCCGACTGGGCCACGGTCACTTGTAACCTCTCCTCCAAGATCATCCGCCTGGCGGAGCTGCCCGGGGGTGTGCCTCGGGACTGTAAGTGGGAGCGGCTGGACCTGGGCCTGCTCTACCTGGTGCTCATCCTCCCCAGCTGCCTCACCCTGCTGGTGGCCTGCACCCTCATCGTCCTCACCTTTAAGAAGCCTCTGCTTCAGGTCATCAAGAGCCGCTGCCACTGGTCCTCTGTTTACTGA